In Triticum aestivum cultivar Chinese Spring chromosome 5B, IWGSC CS RefSeq v2.1, whole genome shotgun sequence, the following proteins share a genomic window:
- the LOC123113512 gene encoding inosine-5'-monophosphate dehydrogenase: protein MASLADDGFSAARLFSQGVSYTYDDVIFLPGFIDFPADAVDLSTRLSRRVPLSIPCVASPMDTVSEAAMAAAMASLGGVAVVHSNTEPRAQASIVRAAKSRRLPFVSSVPIFSPASAPTLNDFAGHDYALVTEQGDSLSKLLGVAVAADAASPEAPAPVSEYMRPAPRSASASFDFEQAAAFLADEGLDYAPLVSEEGEVIDLITSKDVERIRSYPKLGKPSLGADGKFVVAASIGTREDDKLRLEQLIQAGANAIVIDSSQGNSTYQLDMIKYAKKTFPEVDLIGGNVVTIGQAQNLIAAGVDGLRVGMGSGSICTTQEVCAVGRGQATAVYKVASYAKDHNVPVIADGGISYSGHIVKALSLGASTVMMGSFLAGSHEAPGAYEYKDGHRVKKYRGMGSLEAMTKGSDARYLGDTLKLKVAQGVVGAVADKGSVLRFIPYTMQAVKQGFQDLGASSLQSAHDLLRAETLRLEVRTGAAQVEGGIHGLVSYEKKSF, encoded by the exons ATGGCGAGCCTCGCCGACGACGGCTTCTCGGCGGCGCGCCTCTTCTCGCAGGGCGTCTCGTACACGTACGACGACGTGATCTTCCTCCCGGGGTTCATCGATTTCCCCGCCGACGCCGTCGACCTCTCCACCCGCCTCTCCCGCCGCGTGCCGCTCTCCATCCCCTGCGTCGCCTCCCCCATGGACACCGTCTCCGAGGCCGCCATGGCCGCGGCGATGGCCTCCCTCGgcggcgtcgccgtcgtccactcCAACACCGAGCCCCGCGCCCAGGCCTCCATCGTCCGCGCCGCCAAGTCCCGCCGCCTCCCCTTCGTCTCCTCCGTCCCCATCTTCTCCCCGGCCTCCGCCCCGACGCTCAACGACTTCGCGGGGCACGACTACGCCCTCGTCACCGAGCAAGGGGATTCGCTCTCCAAGCTCCTCGGCGTCGCCGTGGCCGCCGATGCGGCCTCGCCCGAGGCCCCTGCCCCGGTATCCGAGTACATGCGCCCCGCCCCGCGCTCGGCCTCCGCCTCCTTTGACTTCGagcaggcggcggccttcctcgccgACGAGGGCTTGGACTACGCCCCTCTCGTGTCTGAGGAGGGCGAGGTAATCGACCTCATCACCTCCAAGGACGTCGAGCGCATTCGGAGCTATCCGAAGCTTGGCAAGCCATCTCTCGGAGCGGATGGGAAGTTCGTAGTCGCAGCCTCTATTGGAACCCGTGAGGACGACAAGCTAAGGCTAGAGCAGCTAATTCAGGCAGGGGCCAATGCTATTGTGATCGATAGCTCGCAGGGGAACTCCACCTACCAGCTTGATATGATAAAGTATGCCAAGAAGACGTTTCCGGAGGTGGATTTGATTGGGGGCAATGTGGTGACAATTGGGCAGGCACAGAATTTGATTGCTGCTGGAGTGGATGGCCTGCGCGTTGGAATGGGCTCTGGTTCAATTTGCACTACCCAGGAAGTTTGCGCTGTGGGTAGAGGACAG GCCACTGCTGTTTACAAGGTTGCGTCATATGCCAAGGATCATAATGTGCCAGTTATAGCTGATGGTGGTATTTCATACTCTGGCCATATTGTGAAGGCTTTGTCACTGGGCGCATCAACTGTTATGATGGGCAGTTTCTTGGCTGGCAGCCATGAGGCTCCTGGGGCCTATGAATACAAG GACGGCCACCGAGTAAAAAAATACAGAGGTATGGGCTCCCTCGAAGCCATGACAAAGGGGAGCGATGCAAGGTATCTTGGTGATACTCTGAAGCTTAAAGTTGCCCAGGGAGTTGTTGGAGCGGTAGCTGACAAAGGTTCTGTTCTGAGGTTTATTCCGTATACAATGCAAGCTGTTAAGCAAGGATTCCAAGATCTTGGTGCATCCTCTTTGCAGTCAGCTCATGATCTTTTACGAGCGGAGACTCTTAGATTAGAG GTGAGGACCGGTGCCGCCCAAGTGGAGGGAGGGATCCACGGGCTGGTGTCTTACGAGAAGAAATCGTTCTAG
- the LOC123113513 gene encoding tubulin beta-4 chain, protein MREILHIQGGQCGNQIGAKFWEVICDEHGIDGTGRYAGDSDLQLERINVYYNEASGGRFVPRAVLMDLEPGTMDSVRSGPFGQIFRPDNFVFGQSGAGNNWAKGHYTEGAELIDSVLDVVRKEAENCDCLQGFQVCHSLGGGTGSGMGTLLISKIREEYPDRMMLTFSVFPSPKVSDTVVEPYNATLSVHQLVENADECMVLDNEALYDICFRTLKLATPSFGDLNHLISATMSGVTCCLRFPGQLNSDLRKLAVNLIPFPRLHFFMVGFAPLTSRGSQMYRALTVPELTQQMWDAKNMMCAADPRHGRYLTASACFRGKMSTKEVDEQMLNVQNKNSSYFVEWIPNNVKSSVCDMPPRGLKMAGTFVGNSTSIQEMFRRVSEQFTAMFRRKAFLHWYTGEGMDEMEFTEAESNMNDLVAEYQQYQDATADEEYDEEEEEERDAE, encoded by the exons ATGAGGGAGATCCTGCACATCCAGGGCGGGCAGTGCGGGAACCAGATCGGGGCCAAGTTCTGGGAGGTGATCTGCGACGAGCACGGGATCGACGGGACGGGGCGCTACGCGGGGGACTCGGACCTGCAGCTGGAGCGGATCAACGTCTACTACAACGAGGCCAGCGGGGGCCGGTTCGTGCCCCGCGCCGTGCTCATGGACCTCGAGCCCGGCACCATGGACTCGGTGCGCTCCGGCCCCTTCGGCCAGATCTTCCGCCCCGACAACTTCGTCTTCGGCCAGTCCGGCGCCGGCAACAACTGGGCCAAGGGTCACTACACCGAGGGCGCCGAGCTCATCGACTCCGTCCTCGACGTCGTCCGCAAGGAGGCCGAGAACTGCGACTGCCTCCAGG GATTCCAAGTTTGCCATTCTTTGGGAGGAGGCACTGGATCTGGGATGGGCACCCTTCTTATTTCTAAGATTAGGGAGGAGTACCCTGACCGAATGATGCTGACCTTCTCTGTCTTCCCATCACCAAAGGTCTCAGACACCGTCGTTGAGCCATACAATGCTACACTTTCCGTTCACCAACTCGTTGAGAACGCTGATGAGTGTATGGTGCTTGACAATGAAGCTCTATACGACATATGTTTCCGCACGCTAAAGCTTGCCACCCCTTCCT TTGGTGACCTGAACCATCTTATCTCTGCTACCATGAGCGGTGTCACATGCTGCCTGAGGTTCCCTGGACAACTCAACTCCGATCTTCGCAAGCTTGCTGTCAATCTCATCCCATTCCCCCGTCTCCACTTCTTCATGGTTGGCTTCGCGCCGCTGACGTCACGTGGGTCACAAATGTACCGTGCTCTCACAGTCCCTGAGCTGACTCAGCAAATGTGGGATGCCAAGAACATGATGTGTGCCGCAGACCCCCGCCACGGCCGCTACCTCACCGCCTCGGCCTGCTTCCGAGGGAAGATgagcaccaaggaggtggacgaGCAGATGCTCAACGTCCAGAACAAGAACTCGTCCTACTTTGTGGAGTGGATCCCCAACAACGTCAAGTCGAGCGTGTGCGACATGCCGCCCAGGGGGCTGAAGATGGCGGGCACCTTCGTCGGCAACTCCACGTCCATCCAGGAGATGTTCCGCAGGGTGAGCGAGCAGTTCACGGCCATGTTCAGGAGGAAGGCCTTCTTGCACTGGTACACGGGTGAGGGCATGGACGAGATGGAGTTCACCGAGGCCGAGAGCAACATGAACGACCTCGTCGCCGAGTACCAGCAGTACCAGGACGCGACCGCCGACGAGGagtacgacgaggaggaggaagaggaacgcGACGCGGAGTAG